GGCCGGGCCGCTGACCGCCTCGTACACGACGCAGTGCGCCGCGTCCTCGGGGCCGAGGGCCGCGGAGCGGGCGGCGAGCCCCAGTACGACCGGCTGGTGTGCGCCGCGCGGGCGGGCCGCGGCAAGCGCGTCGAGCTCCTGGCTCGGCCAGGTGGAACGGGCGGCCCGCATCATCTGCCGGCCGAGTTTGCGGGCGGTGGCCCGCAGGGCGGGCGAGGGGGTACGGGCGTCGGCGGCCTCGTCCAGCGCCAGCGGGTCGAGACCCAGGGCGGCCGCGGCGGCGAGCGCCGCCGCGGTGAGGCCGGTGGTGTGCAGTCGGCCCCGGCAGAATTCGGCCAGGTCCCGGGCATCGCGTATGCGGCCCGCCTTGACGGCCGGCTCGGCACCGCCGGAGTGGGCGTGGCCCCCGGCGGGGAATCGGCCGTCGGCGAGGACGAGAAGTGCGGCGCGGCTCATCGCGTACTCATCAGAAGAGGAAGTAGCGCTGGGCCATGGGCAGTTCCACCGCAGGTGCGGGCTCGACCACATCGCCGTCGATGGTCACCGTGAAGGTGTCGGCGTCGACCTCGACACGGGGCAGCGCGTCGTTCTCCCGCATGTCCGCCTTGGTGATCCGCCGGGTGTTCTTGATCACTGCGAACTGCTTGTCCAGGCCCAGGCGTTCGGGCAGTCCGTCCTCGATCGCCGCCTCGGCGACGAAGTTGAGCGAGCTCACCGACGCCGCCCTGCCCAGCGCGCCGAACATCGGCCGGGGCAGCACCGGCTGCGGAGTCGGAATGGAGGCGTTGGCGTCGCCCATCTGCGCGTACGCGATCTGGCCGCCCTTGATGACGAGCTGCGGCTTGACGCCGAAGAAGGCCGGCTCCCAGAGCACCAGGTCGGCCAGTTTACCCGTCTCGACCGAGCCGATCTCGTGGTCGAGGCCTTGAGCGACCGCCGGGTTGATCGTGTATTTGGCGACATAGCGACGTGCCCGGTGGTTGTCGGCGCGACCGTCGCCGGGCAGTGCTCCGCGGCGCTTCTTCATGACGTGCGCGGTCTGCCAGGTCCGCATCACCACCTCGCCGATGCGTCCCATGGCCTGCGAGTCGGAGGAGATTATCGAGATGGCGCCGAGATCGTGCAGGAAGTCCTCGGCCGCGATGGTGGAGGGCCGGATCCGGGACTCGGCGAAGGCGAGGTCCTCCGGGACGGCCGGATTGAGGTGGTGGCAAACCATCAGCATGTCGAGGTGTTCCTCGATGGTGTTGACGGTGTGCGGCCGGGTCGGGTTGGTGGAGCTGGGCAGGACGTACGGCTCGGAGACCACGGTGATGATGTCCGGTGCGTGCCCGCCGCCCGCGCCTTCGGTGTGGTACGCGTGGATGGTGCGTCCGGCGATGGCGGCGAGCGTGTCCCCGACGAAGCCCGCCTCGTTCAGCGTGTCCGTGTGGATGGCGAGCTGGGCGCCGCTCTCGTCACAGACGCTCAGACAGGCGTCGATGACGGCGGGGGTCGACCCCCAGTCCTCGTGGATCTTGAATCCGAGCGCTCCGCCGCGCAGTTGGGAGTGCATGGCCTCGCGGGACATCGTGTTGCCCTTGCCGAGCAGTCCGATGTTTACGGGGAGGGTGTCCAGTGCCTCGAACATCCGGGCGAGGTGCCAGGGACCCGGGGTGACGGTGGTGGCCTTGGTGCCCTCGGCCGGGCCGGTGCCGCCGCCGACGAGGGTGGTGACACCGGTCGCCAGGGCCTGGTCGATGAGGGTCGGCGAGATGAAGTGGACGTGCGCGTCGATGGCGCCCGCGGTGACGATCTTCCCGTTGCCGGCGATGACTTCGGTCTCGGGACCGATGACGAGATCGGCGTGAACGCCGTCCATTGTGTCGGGGTTGCCGGCCTTGCCGATGCCGGTGATCCGGCCGTCGCGGATGCCGATGTCGGCCTTGACGATGCCCCAGTGGTCGATGATGACCACACCGGTGACGACCGTGTCGGGTGCGCCTTCGGCCCGTGTCGTACGGGACTGGCCCATCGACTCGCGGATCACCTTGCCGCCGCCGAACACGGCCTCGTCCCCGGCGAGTCCGGGCCCCCCGGAACGGTCCTCCTCGATCTCGACGACCAGGTCGGTATCGGCGAGCCGGATGCGGTCACCGGTGGTGGGGCCGAAAAGATCGGTGTAGACAGCGCGGTTCAGCTCAGGCATCGAGGGGACCTCCGGTCTCGCCGCGCAGCCCCGGCACGACCCGTGCACCGGTGAACGGGACGAGTTCGACGTCGACGGGGATGCCGGGCTCGAAGCGCACGGCGGTGCCTGCGGCGATGTTCAGCCGCTTGCCGCGGGCGGCCGCGCGGTCGAAGTCCAGACCGGGGTTCGCCTCGGCGAAGTGATAGTGGGAGCCGACCTGGACGGGCCGGTCGGCGGCGTTGACGACAGCGAGTCGGGTGACCTCGCGGCCCGCGTTGAGGGCGATGGGGCCGTCGGCGAAAAGGATCTCTCCGGGAATCATCCGCGTACCTCAGACGATCGGGTCATGGACGGTGACGAGCTTGGTGCCGTCCGGGAAGGTCGCCTCGACCTGCACGTCGTGGATCATCTCGGGGATGCCCTCCATGACGTCGGCACGGGTGAGCACCTTGCGTCCCGAGGCCATGAGTTCGGCGACGGTACGGCCGTCCCTCGCGCCTTCGAGTATGTGAGCGGTGATCAGCGCGACGGACTCGGGATGGTTCAGCAGCACCCCCCGCGCGCGACGCTTCTCCGCCACGTCGGCAGCCACATGAATGAGCAGTCGTTCCTGCTCGTGCGGGGAGAGTTGCATGGGCCCACCTCACTGTCGTCCGGCCCCGCCTGGACGCAGCGGGAACACAGCTCACTTCACACTCCGCTGAGCTGTGCGCGGGAGTCTCCCGACCTGGGGGTGAACGGTAAGGCGCAAGTTTTTCCGGCGCGTTAACTGATCTCGGGATCTCCCATGGACATCAGCGCCCGGAGTCCGTCCTCCAGGACCTCGACCTGCACATCACCGAAGAGCGCCTGCTGGGCGATGAAGCCCTGGGCGGTGGCGATGAGGGTGCGGGCCACATGGTCGGCGGGTACATCTGCGGCCATCAGGCCGCTGTCGCGATAGGCGTCCACGAGCTTCGACCAGGCCTGGCGCATGCCGACATACCCCTCGTCCAGCGTGGCGGCGAGCTGCTCGTTTCGCAGGGTCTCGGTCCACACCTGCACGATCAGCCGCGCAAACGCCTGCCGGTCGCCGCCGGGCACCTGCTCCTCCAGCATGACGCGCAGCACACGGCCGAGAAGTACGTCGGGGGTGGGCGGCGGGGTGCTCCTGGCGGCCTCGTCGAAGGCCCCGCGGATCGCGCTGAACGCCTCATCGGCGATGGCCGCGATCAGCTCCTCCTTGCTGCGGAAGTACCGGTAGACCGCGCCGGCCGACAGGCCTGCCTCACGGAGGATGTCCTGCATCGACGTGGCGTGGAAGCCGTTGCGGGCGAAGCAGCGGGCGGCGCCGTCCAGGATCTGGCGGCGGCGGGCGTCGAGGTGTTCCTGGGATACGCGGGCCATGCCGTCCAACCTAAAACGAACATTCCTTCTTGACAAGGAAGCGAGCCCGGCGCGACAGTCAGGGCAACAACAAAAACGAACGATCCTTCTCTTTGAATCGAGGGCCATCATGTCCGCCACCTCCACCCG
This portion of the Streptomyces sp. NBC_01750 genome encodes:
- a CDS encoding urease accessory protein UreF: MSRAALLVLADGRFPAGGHAHSGGAEPAVKAGRIRDARDLAEFCRGRLHTTGLTAAALAAAAALGLDPLALDEAADARTPSPALRATARKLGRQMMRAARSTWPSQELDALAAARPRGAHQPVVLGLAARSAALGPEDAAHCVVYEAVSGPATAAVRLLSLDPFEATAVLARLAPELDAVAGQAARAAAAAAVEGLDVLPAASAPLLDLTAEAHAAWPVRLFAS
- a CDS encoding urease subunit alpha, which encodes MPELNRAVYTDLFGPTTGDRIRLADTDLVVEIEEDRSGGPGLAGDEAVFGGGKVIRESMGQSRTTRAEGAPDTVVTGVVIIDHWGIVKADIGIRDGRITGIGKAGNPDTMDGVHADLVIGPETEVIAGNGKIVTAGAIDAHVHFISPTLIDQALATGVTTLVGGGTGPAEGTKATTVTPGPWHLARMFEALDTLPVNIGLLGKGNTMSREAMHSQLRGGALGFKIHEDWGSTPAVIDACLSVCDESGAQLAIHTDTLNEAGFVGDTLAAIAGRTIHAYHTEGAGGGHAPDIITVVSEPYVLPSSTNPTRPHTVNTIEEHLDMLMVCHHLNPAVPEDLAFAESRIRPSTIAAEDFLHDLGAISIISSDSQAMGRIGEVVMRTWQTAHVMKKRRGALPGDGRADNHRARRYVAKYTINPAVAQGLDHEIGSVETGKLADLVLWEPAFFGVKPQLVIKGGQIAYAQMGDANASIPTPQPVLPRPMFGALGRAASVSSLNFVAEAAIEDGLPERLGLDKQFAVIKNTRRITKADMRENDALPRVEVDADTFTVTIDGDVVEPAPAVELPMAQRYFLF
- a CDS encoding urease subunit beta yields the protein MIPGEILFADGPIALNAGREVTRLAVVNAADRPVQVGSHYHFAEANPGLDFDRAAARGKRLNIAAGTAVRFEPGIPVDVELVPFTGARVVPGLRGETGGPLDA
- a CDS encoding urease subunit gamma, translated to MQLSPHEQERLLIHVAADVAEKRRARGVLLNHPESVALITAHILEGARDGRTVAELMASGRKVLTRADVMEGIPEMIHDVQVEATFPDGTKLVTVHDPIV
- a CDS encoding TetR/AcrR family transcriptional regulator, whose amino-acid sequence is MARVSQEHLDARRRQILDGAARCFARNGFHATSMQDILREAGLSAGAVYRYFRSKEELIAAIADEAFSAIRGAFDEAARSTPPPTPDVLLGRVLRVMLEEQVPGGDRQAFARLIVQVWTETLRNEQLAATLDEGYVGMRQAWSKLVDAYRDSGLMAADVPADHVARTLIATAQGFIAQQALFGDVQVEVLEDGLRALMSMGDPEIS